Genomic window (Phocoena phocoena chromosome 20, mPhoPho1.1, whole genome shotgun sequence):
ACTTGGCCTTTGCCAAATCCCACCCCTGCCGGAACACCCACCCGCTTCGTCTGGCCAACTCCTATACGTCAGTTAGGGCACATATTAGtcgccacctcctccaggaagctttcctggACCTGCAGAAAAAGTTACTAGTTGAATGAAGATCAATGCAACTTGTGGAATGTATCCGTCACCCAGAAAGTTCCTTCACGACTCTTTCTAGTCAACAcctcccccacccaaccccagAAGCAATCACTTTCTGTTTTGTGTCACTATAGTGCAGCTTTTCCGTTTCTAaaatttcgtataaatggaattatacagtatgtgctcttttgtgtctgtccctcaccataatgtttttgagattccttCATGTCGAATATAATGGTTGTCCaatcctttttactgctgaggagtattccattgtatggatggatcacattttcctgttgatggacatctgggtggTTTTCATAGGGCTGGTATGAATAAAGTGGCTATGAACGATCATGTCCGGGTCCTTCTGTGGACGTACACTTTCACTTCCCTTGGGTAAACCTAGGAGCACATGGCTGGGTCATAGGCTAGGtatatgggttttttgttttgttttgtttttgtttggtattttggctgcgccatgcggcatgcagaatcttacttccccgactagggatcaaacccgtggccCCCGCAGTGGaggcaccgagtcttaaccactggaccgccagggaagtcccctaggtgtatgtttgtaagaaactgcccGAAGGTTTCCCATGGTGttctaccattttgcattcttatcAGTGATGCAAGAGAGTTCTAGTGctccacatcccctccagcaCGTCATATTATcagtctaggggcttccctggtggcgcagtggttgagagtccgcctgccgatgcaggggatacgggttcgtgccccggtccgggaagatcccacatgccgcggagtggctgggcccgtgagccattgccgctgggcctgcgcgtccggagcctgtgctccgcaacgagagaggtcgcatcagtgagaggcccgcgtaccgcaaaaaaaaaaaaaaaaaaaaaaaaatcagtctataATTTTAATGACTCTTGTAGGTATCAAGAGATTATCTCCTGGTTGTGACTTGCATTGCCCTGACGGCCAGTGTTGTTcagcatcgtttcatgtgcttattggccatttgtatattttgttttgtcaAGTGTCTGCTCAAGTCTTCTGTGTATTTTTACAAACAGTGTTGTTTCCTTATTCACAAATCATAAACGTTCTTTATAGATTCTGGATACAGGTCTCTGTCAGgtatatctactttttttttcccccttaatttatgtatcttatttttggctgctttgggtcgtTGCTACAGCAcgagggctttctttttttttttttttttttgcggtacgcgggcctctcactgtcgtggcctctcccgttgcggaggacaggctccggacgcccaggctcagcggccatggctcacgggcccagccgctccgcggcatgtgggatcttcccagaccggggcacgaacccgtgtcccctgcatcggcaggcggactctcaaccactgcgccaccagggaagcccgagggctttctttttagttgtggcgagcgggggccactcttcactgtggtgcgcgggcctctcactgcggtggactcttcttgcggagcactgCCTCcaagcacgtgggctcagcagttgtggcgcaggggcttagttgctccgcggaacttgggatcttcctggaccagggctcgaacctgtgtgccctgccttggcagacggattcccaaccactgtgccaccagggaagcccggtatatctactttaaatttttctccCAATCGGTgacctgtcttttcattttcttaacgtTGCCTTTGAAAAGCAGAGAGTTTTTCGTTTTGATGAATTCCAATTAATCGGTTATCTGAGCCCAGGTCTTGACCCTACATTGTATGTtgcatggatcttttttttttttttccttttctacttctccaaatgtttcagcagggtgtttgtttccttttacctttttttttctttttctgatttccagGCATTTTAACCCAATTACTTTTGCTCTGTGTTGCTatgaagaacaaaaaattgtAACAAACTCTCTACAACACTAGGAAATAACCTAATGTCATTGGGTACAGAGTACAGGGGAGAAGTCTGAGCTGGAGGCAAAACTGGGGGAGTCGTGAGAGTCAACTTCTGCATTTTCCAAGATGGCAGCCACATGGGACAACTGAGCAATGGACCATGGCAAGTCTCAACTGAGATTTGCTACGGCTGTAAAACACACACCAGACTTTGAAGACTTCACgtaaaaaaagaatctataatatatcattaatattttttatattgattacatgttgaaatgattcTATTTTGGATAAATGgggtaaataaaaattattgttaaaattaatttacctgttactttttactttgctttaatTAGTGTATTCTAAATAACACATGtggttcacattatatttctattggccAGTGCTGCACTAGGTCACGGAATGGACAAGATCACCGGGGGGTTGGTGTGATTAGAAGTGTGGTtagagggactcccctggcagtccagtggtaaagaatccgccttccaatgcaggggatgcaggttcgatccctggttggggaactaagatcccacatgctgcggggcaactaagcccgcgcgcctcaactagagagcccacgtgccacaaaactacagagcccacgctctctggagcctgcatgccacacctacagagagaaaacacacacgctgcaactagagagaagcccgcgcaccgcaatgaagatctcgcatgctacaactaagacccaatgcagccaaaaattaaaaaaaaataaaattaaaaaaaagaagtgtggctAGAAGACCTGAGTCAAACTGGAGAGTCAAGTGTCCACGAGCTGTGATGGTAGAAACTTATATCTCTCGCTAAACTGGAACTCGGTCCTTCCTTCAACTGAGAATTTGGGCAACATATCAAAATAGGATTAGCTCCTGTGCCTGGTTCCGCAATATAAATCACAGAGATTTGCATGTCACATGACAGTTGCTGTAGATACTCCTGTGGTCAGCAGGATTCTAAGATGGCCCTCATGATCTCTGCCCCCTGGTGTTACATACCAAGGAGTAGGTTGGGTTATATGACAAAGGAGATGGATGTCACTCCCTTGATTAGGTGACCTTATATGGCAAGGGTGAAGGGAGTTTTCGGATGACATTAAGGCTTCAAATTGGTtagttcttttaattaattaatttatttatttagctgtgccgggtcttagttgcagcattcgggatctagttccctgactagggatcgaacctgagccccctgcactgggagagcagagtcttaaccgctggaccacccgggaagtccctcacattggttaattttaaattcatcaaaagggagattttcctgggtgggcctgacttaATCAGGTGAGGCCACAGATTGTCCTGCTAAAACCACATGCACTGGGAAGAGGCCCCCGAGCCTCAGATGAGATTGAAGCTGAAACCTTGATAGCAGCATGTGACCATCCTGAGCCAAGCACCCCGCTAAGCTGCACCCGCGCCCCTGACCCAGAGAAACTGAGCTTAGTGTGTTATTAATATAAGCCACGAAATGTGTATGACTTGTTATGGTAATAACTCATCTGCCTCCAAATGTCATTCCTGTTCTATTTAGAAATCATGGTTATGAGACCCATCCTAGGTGTTTTTAATGAATGTGTTAATGAGGAGGCatgtctattatttatttttttatttatttttaatttatttttggctgcattcggtcttcattgcggtgtgtgggttcattactgcagtagcttctcttgttgcggagcacgggctctaggcacacaggcttcagtagttgtggcacacaggctcagtagttgtgactcgtaggctctagtgcgcaggctcaatagttgtggcgcaagggcttagttgctccgcggcatgtgggatcttcccagacaagggcccgaacccgtgtcccctgcattggcaggcggactcttttttttttttttaaattaattaatttatttatttattttattttttggcaggtggactcttaaccactgcgccaccaagccCGGCATGCCTATTATTAGGCcactaatttttatattaatcttgaaagctttgggacttccctggtggcgcagtggttaagaggccgcactcccaatgcaggggcctggctttgatccctggtcagggaaagagATCCCagatgcatgccgcaactaagagttcacatgccacaactaaggggcctgtgtgccgcaactaaggagcccgcctgccacaactacagacccggcgcaaccaaataaaataaatatatttttaaaaaatcttgaaagcttTATTTCCACATACACTCGAATCTTATTATTTGTGCTAGTTACGTCCTATAAAGTCGCTGTGAACACTGAACTGGCAAACACCAAGCCATTGATCCTGGGGGAGATACAGGGTCAAGCTCCCACGAGCATCTTGTCACAACACTTTTGCCAACCCATCAACATATAATCaggttttctgtgtgttttctgtttaaagacacatTACTTAATATAGAGTTGGTCCATTCACAGTGatctcacagccaacagcagtgtAACAAAAATTATCTACAACGAAGCTTGTCTAATTGAGGCACATCGCAGCCTTCGTGCACTTATAGGAACGCTAGCCAGCACTCCAGCGCTGTGCTTGGGGCTCTTTCAAACAGAGAAATCACCACAAAAAAGCatagaaatgtgaaaaatgtggCAGTAAATAGATTGCAGAAAGGACGCTTGTATACAGCGTGAGAGCTGAAACGAGAAGGCGCAGTTGCCTCGCCTGATCTGAGCTGAAAGGTGCCCATCGAGCGAGTCAGATCCTTTGCTGCTCTGAACACAAGCACGCCTGCCAACAACTGCGAAAGCACGTGAGTATTAGTTTGTGGACTACAAATAAATGTTCGCGAGTAGGCGAATTCGAAAAATACAGGATACGCGAATACTGAGGCTCGACTGTAATTGGCTTCCTTTGTGATCCTGTGCGTTTCATTTTAGGCATTTACAAACATAATTCGGTGAAGGGGGTGATAGCCCTAAAAAGGTGACAAATTTCTGGCGGACAGGCAGATGAGGAGAAACCAGCAAAAAAGGCTCAGAAGGAGCTGTgtgaagagaaaaatgagaagaaggTGGTGTTCTGGATGTCTTGTGAAGAAAGGTCATAGCTTTCTTCTGGAAATAGCTAGAAAGACTCCAGGACTATCAACACAGGATTAGCTGGAATAAATAAATCATGCAATAGGGGAAAAATATAATTAGCTGGAATCATATTTACAGGTATCCTCAAATATGCTGTATATTTAGGTGACAGGTGCTTGTAGGTGCCCCAAATAAATATGTCTAGAATGAATGAATTGGTTCTTTCCTCAATTTATAAACCAGAGAGGTCTCCGAACCAAGTCTCCTCTACGTAGAACTTTAGTTCTTGAGTGAAAGGACAAATCATTAAATACTTTATAAAGTTTTTAATGTCAAAacatcttaaactttttttttttttggcaaaaacaGAGAGGGTGGGCACCACCCCACAGCCCTGAGTGGAATAGGAAGGCTTGGAAAAAGAGTGCAGGGACATGAGGTCCAATCTTGTAGCAGCTTCTGAGGAAAAGCTCAGTCCAGGGGTAAGTTCAAGTCCACAGGTGAAACTGCCAGGACGCCCCCCTGGAAGGGAAAAGTGGCAGAGCCCCATGAGCAGAGAGGTGTCCTCCACTCACAGCAGCATCCACACCAGCGCAGTGAGAGCAGAGGCGGGGAAGGCAAGCAaccagagagggggaggggaaagagacccagagagaggtgGACAGGGATGAGGGATGGAGACCCCAAGAAAGGCTCAGAGACTTGGGGTGGATGGGAACAGAGTCCTAGAAGGGGCGGGGGGGAGACAGAGCCCCAGAGGGGGTGGACAGAGACTCAAAGAAGGGGAACAAACAGGGTCCTGGAGCTTTAATGATAAAGAACCCTGGCTTTGTGTTAAAGCCCTAACTCCAATCCCCCACCCTGCATAAGGGACTTTCCCTCAGTCTCCATAAAACCAGGATAATAATCGAATCCCGTAAGGTTGTTGTGGGGTTTCAATGGGATCATTCCACTAAAGTCCTTGGCTGAGTACCTGGCCAAGCTTACCTGTTATCATTACttaacaaataaaatgattttacaaaTAAGCCAGCTTCTGCTCTGAGCTACAGACACTAATATCGACTGTCCCGTCATATGTTGCTTTGAGGTCTCAGGGGTCTCTCTCCCTTAACTGGACCACCTCCAGTTAATCACCTCTGCCTCTTCTCCAAACCTGCTCCCCACCTTCGCCTCCACTCTGCTCTTTCTGGTTCCAGAGGACATCAGATGTAGCCCTGCAGCTGCTCAGGCCAACATCTTTGGCATCATCCTTGACTCCCGTCTCCCATCCACTCCACGAGCAAAATCTGTCAGGTCTACCTCCAAATTAAATCCAGAATTCTCTACTACCCCGACCCTGGTCTGATCCACCCTAACCTTCTCCCTGGACCAGCCCAGTCACCCCCTTGGGTCTTTGCCCCCTACGGTATTCTCCATACGGCCGCCAGAGGGCACCTGTGACCACCCAAGACAGCTCGCATCCGTCTACTCTGAGCCCTCCTAGGACTCCTGGCTCACTGAGTCAAAGTGCAAGTTCTTACCTTGACCACAAGGCCTAAAGCCTTGCATGATCTGGCCGCCCCTCTTGCTTTcatctcccaccctctccccctcACTCACACTGCTCCAGCCCTACTGGCTGTCTCTCTGCTCCTCAAACGCACCTAGCCAGCTCCTGCCAGTCTATGAAGCAATGCTTACATTCTGAGAGCCTGGCAGTGATGAGGCAGGTAAGTGAGATGGTGCCCATTGAGCGGCGTGAGATTGGTATTCAGGGAGACGGGGACAGTTGcctaggtcacacagccagtacaAAGGAGCTTAATCCAGCTCTGAGCCCAGCACTGGATTTAAAGCGGTGAGCAAGCAAGGTAAGGGGATGGTGTAGAGGTGGCTGCGATTTTAAATGGGGATCAGGGAGGGGCTCGCCGAGAGAGATACCTGAGCAGAGCGGCAGAGGAAGCAAGGCAGGGGGATACCAGGCAAAGGGCATTCCCGCAGGCAGTGCTGCACAGGCAGACAGTCACCAGATACTCACATAAATGTCAAGTACTTACAAGGATGATCccattttaatcctcacaataaccctttgAGGTAGGTATACAATTCTCCTCCCTTTACGGATGAAGAAGCTTGTTTCTAGCTCATAAGTGTTAGTGTATACCAGAGTGGTTTAAGCTGGGCATAGCATCTGCACTGATCACTACAGTGCCTCGTGTacattaggtgctcaataaacacagaACGGATGAATGGTGGAGCTGGGAGAACACCCGTTATGTCTGAAAGGAAGCCTAAGAGcctccccgcccaccccacccccccaatacacacacatacaattacAATTACAGTTAGGTaaagggaagcccagagaggcttTAGCGGCTCACCCAGCCCCCGTGGGCCTGGATCCAGGGCGCAAAGCTGTGCACGTGCTCTACGCTGAGACCGGCCAGGGTGCCCCCCAGCCTGGCCACGCGCCGGCTCAGCTCCATGGCCAGGGCCAGGCGGGCCAGAGGCTCCGGGGAAGGCGGTGGGGGCCCGGGGCACGGCAGCGAGGGGCGTGCTTGGCTTGGGCGAGGGTTGCCCTCCCGGCTAGAGAAGAGCTCCACTAGGCGGCTGAAGGAACCAGCAGAGAGGCGGGCCAGCTTGCGCCGCAGGGCGGGGTCTGAGGCCAGCTGTGGGGCggggaggaagaggcagggtCTGCCTCAGTCACACCCTCGTAGCCAGCCAATGGGAGGCTGGGAGGCGTGGCTTCAAGAGCTCTAGATATAACTGACGCCCCAAGCCACGCCCCTATCCAGCACATCTGCCAATCACAAACGAGACTATATGATCTCGGCCAAACTACTCACAGCAAGATGGCCTAGAACCGGAGAAGCCAAGCCACGCCCCTGACAAGGCCTCGACAGCCAATCAGGACCAAGCCCTGTATCAGCTGTGTTCTAGCATGCTAACATTCTAGCCACGCCCCTGTGGGCTTCCCCGAAGGCCAAGCCTGTGACGGCAACCTTGCCTTCTACCAGACAATGAATATTATAAGGCCATACACTTTGCCCAGGCTCCTGACCCAACCTGATTCCAGGACAGAGTCACAAGCCACACTCCCTCCGGCAGTCCATTTCCCCCATGTTCTAAGCAACGTCCCTATATAGTCAATCAGGGCTTCAGATTTTAGACAGCTGTCTTCAAGCtaccccctcctccctttcccatcACCATACATTCCCTTACCGACTCACCTCCTCCAATCTCCTTCCTAGAACAGTTTCTGGTGGCCACACCCCTCTGCCTTCATGCCACGCCCCTCTGACGATCAAAGAAGTCACTAATTTAAAGTATTGCCCTGGCTTACCTGTCACTCACCCCTTCACTGAAGCCTTGTCCCACCTTCTCCCCACCTGACCATCCAATGAGAATGCAGATCCAGCTTCAGGTCCCAGTGCGGAACCATGCCGCAACTCCTATCCTAGCTAAGGGATGGAACAGACCACCCATCACCTTCTGGTTGATGacttctgcctcttcctccagCAAGGCCACCAGCTTTCGCAGCAGGGCTTCCTTCTCTGTGGGTACGTGACCCTGTAATTCTAGGGGGCAGAAGAGAATTTGGCTGGGGACACAACCCTGGCGACCCTTCTACCCTCATCCTTCTCCAGGGCCCCTCTGCACCTCACCTGGGCTAGGTGGGGATTTCAGTTGCTCTTGGACCAGCTGTTCCAGCCGCTGGGCCACCAGGGCATAGAAATCTGGAGTAGCTGGGCCTGGGATGAAAAGAGCCAATGATGGGACTTCAGGACATGAGGAACTTAGGGATTCTCTCCTCCCAACCATCTTGCCAGGTAGCAATGATTTCCATTTCAGAATGGGATAAATTGAGGCCCAGTGAGCAAACTTGGTAAAAGACCCTTTTACTTTTCCCCAAATTGGACTTCGAAGGTTTGAGCCGAACTGGACCTTGAAGATTATCCCATCTAAGGAAGGCAAACACATGGCACTCCAGCTATTACCACTCTATCTCTTGCCCATTTCAGGCAACAACTCATCACAGAACTCTTCTCCCCAGCTGTGAAATCCTCTCCAAGTGATCACTCCCAGTAGCCATTGCTTGTCTATCCAGTATCACATATGAGAAGAAACCTACTGGTCACTCTTGATCAAGTCCAGTATCCACCCCCCGCCCATTCCTACTTTGCTACTGGAGAAAAGGACTTATGTAACCAAAACAGCCAGGGAATTGTGACTGGAAATCAGTTTTCCTGCCTCCCTATTGGGGGTACTGGTGGCTACAAAAGTCTTAGGGGCAAGGAAGCATGTGTAGAAAGAGAGATAACAAATAGAAAGGCACTAaaacgaaatgagagagtggcacggacatatatacactaccaaatgtaaaatagatagttattgggaagcagccgcatagcacagggagatcagctcggtgctttgtgtccacctagaggggtgggatagggagggtgggagggagacgcaagagggaggggatatggggatatatgtatacgtatagctgattcactttgttatacagcagaaactaacacaccattgtaaagcaattatactccaataaagatgttaaaaaaaaaaaggaaagaaagaaagaaaggcaccCAAAGCCCTCCTGAAGCCTGCCCACAGAATTGACAGATAGTAAACCAACTGGGGGTCGGGGGTGAGGGTAGGTGCTGGAGATCCCCCACAGCTACCCCCTTAGCTGAGTGGTCCTGAACTAGTTTCTTATCCTCTCTATGCTTTAAGAATCAAAGCTGCCAGTTCTTGGGTGATCGAGGGAAATCTCTTACCAGGCTCTGAACCATAGCATggctggaggggcagggagcAAGGCCGAGGGGACTCAGGGGGAACTGCTCCTCGCCCCAGGGAGCAGGGAAGACATCTTCGAAGGCGGCTCAGGAAGTCTGTTGGCTCCTCTTGGGCAGGGCTCCTGGAGAAGGGGACCTCAGAGAGTGACCCCAAAGGCCCTTTGCAAGCAGTCCCTTTGTCCTCCCACTGAGGGCCTTTCCCTGCAACCCCCAGGACAAGGAGTGGAGCCAGATAtaaaggtggggggaaggagacAGATTGAGTCCAGGAGCAAGAGTTGGAGAGGGCCCCAGCCCAAATGCCGTTCCCTGAGGGAGGAGGGCAACTCCTCTTACCTGGGTGGGGTCGGAATGGGAGACCCCGCAGCCTCACCCCTACTTAGGAAGGCAGCTAGGACCCTCAGCGTGTCCTCTCGGAGCCCCAGTTCTTCCGAGCCTGCCATGGGGGCACCTGTGAGAGAGGGAGCTGGAGGATGGGCTCCAGGGTTCAGCGGGAAGTAGGCTGGGGACCCAAATTCCTAGTCCCCGAATGAGGAGGGGGCCAGGACTTGTGAGTCCCCAAAGAGGGAAGGGGCTGAGGGTCTGCATTCCCAGGTCCTTTACGGGAGTTGGGGGTCTGGGGGCCCAGACGCTTAAGTCTCCAGATGGAGAAGAGGGATGAGAAGGAAGACACCTTGATCCTGGGAGAGAAGGCTAGGGATCCGGATTCTTGGGTCtaagggaggaggggctgggggcctggactctTGAGTTTTCGGAgaagggggctgggggtgtgAACTCTTGAGGCTAAGAGAGAAGGGGGCGGGGGCCTCAGACTTCTGAGTCCCCGAGGGAGAAGGGGGCTTGGGGACTTCTTGATTCTGAAGGTATATGCCAAGCTGCTCACGTCCGTAGATGGTCGAGAACTACCAATCCCAGCAGGTTTCATAGCAAACATTCCCCTCCCTCCGTTACTGGTTCGCCTCGCAGCCTGCTGGGAGGTGTAGTTCCACTCTCTGAGGCTAGCGTTTGGGAGACCCAGGACACTCGGATGTCGGAGAAGCGGGACTGAGTTGCCCTCTCCTGGATCCCGgctccctcttctttcctcctcacCTAGCCCTCGCTAACGTCCCGCTCACCTGGTCCCGGGCCCCGCCGCCGCCACCTCCTCCACTGAACTTGtataaactttcttttcttaGTTCAACTTTCCCGCGCCTGCGCACTGGGCCGGGTTGGTGACGGCCCAAACGTAGAGGGGAGGAGCGTTGGGTCCCGCCTAATTTGCATGTGACGTTCCCAGCATGCCCGCGGTCGGAAGGCCTAAAAAGGgcatggggttggggggggggggggcgacgCCCGCACTTAGCGAGCAGTCTCTGGTTTTGGAGTCA
Coding sequences:
- the BCL2L12 gene encoding bcl-2-like protein 12 isoform X3, producing MAGSEELGLREDTLRVLAAFLSRGEAAGSPIPTPPRSPAQEEPTDFLSRLRRCLPCSLGRGAVPPESPRPCSLPLQPCYGSEPGPATPDFYALVAQRLEQLVQEQLKSPPSPELQGHVPTEKEALLRKLVALLEEEAEVINQKGGVLAVSPVDLNLPLD
- the BCL2L12 gene encoding bcl-2-like protein 12 isoform X4; this translates as MAGSEELGLREDTLRVLAAFLSRGEAAGSPIPTPPSPAQEEPTDFLSRLRRCLPCSLGRGAVPPESPRPCSLPLQPCYGSEPGPATPDFYALVAQRLEQLVQEQLKSPPSPELQGHVPTEKEALLRKLVALLEEEAEVINQKGGVLAVSPVDLNLPLD
- the BCL2L12 gene encoding bcl-2-like protein 12 isoform X2 is translated as MAGSEELGLREDTLRVLAAFLSRGEAAGSPIPTPPSPAQEEPTDFLSRLRRCLPCSLGRGAVPPESPRPCSLPLQPCYGSEPGPATPDFYALVAQRLEQLVQEQLKSPPSPELQGHVPTEKEALLRKLVALLEEEAEVINQKLASDPALRRKLARLSAGSFSRLVELFSSREGNPRPSQARPSLPCPGPPPPSPEPLARLALAMELSRRVARLGGTLAGLSVEHVHSFAPWIQAHGGWGGVLAVSPVDLNLPLD
- the BCL2L12 gene encoding bcl-2-like protein 12 isoform X1, whose product is MAGSEELGLREDTLRVLAAFLSRGEAAGSPIPTPPRSPAQEEPTDFLSRLRRCLPCSLGRGAVPPESPRPCSLPLQPCYGSEPGPATPDFYALVAQRLEQLVQEQLKSPPSPELQGHVPTEKEALLRKLVALLEEEAEVINQKLASDPALRRKLARLSAGSFSRLVELFSSREGNPRPSQARPSLPCPGPPPPSPEPLARLALAMELSRRVARLGGTLAGLSVEHVHSFAPWIQAHGGWGGVLAVSPVDLNLPLD